The uncultured Paludibaculum sp. sequence CGACTACCCGCAGTACCCGGAGAAGTGTGGAGTCGTCAATCTGGATCCCCGCTTCATCCCGCGGGAAGGCGAGAGCCCGTACCGGACCCGGGTGAGCGCTCCGGTCATCCGGCGGGCGCTGCGTGGGTGGCTCTATCCGTACATCCGCTCTCTGGTGATGCCCGGGGAGTTCCACCCGATCATCGCCTATCTGTTCACGGAGTATAAGTGCAACCTGGAGTGCCATTACTGCTGGGCCTTCAACAACACGGTGAAGGGCATGACGGAAGATACCGCACGGCGCTCCATCGACTGGCTGTACGACACGGGCTGCCGCGTGCTGGCCCTGATGGGTGGCGAGGTTCTGTTGCGGCCGCAGTTCGTCCACAAGGTGGTCTACTACGCAGCCAAGAAGGGCTTCTTCATCTATGTGCCCACCAATGGCCGCCTGATGCGGCCCGAGGTCATAGACCGTCTCGGAGACGCCGGCGTGGCTACCATCAATCTGGCCGTCGATTCCGTCGAGTACCGCGACGAGTTGCCCAAGTCGATGGTGCCCATCCGGCCCAACTTTGAGTACCTCATCCGGAAGCAGTACGTGTACGGCTTCAGCACCTTCCTCAACATCAATATCACGCGCATCAACCTGGAGGACGTGCGGGAGCTCACGGAGATCGCTCATTCCTGCGGCATTGCCACCGACTATCACATCAACGAATCCCCCATGCTCGAACAGCGGGCGTTCCAGCACAGCGATGAGAACAGCACCTTCATCCAGGAGGAAGACTGGCCGCGCGTCGATGAAGTCATCGATTGGCTGATCGCGAAGAACAAGTCAGGCTACAAGATGGTGAACTCCGTGAAGCGGCTGGAAGACATGCGGGCCTTCATGCGGGGCAAGGTTCAATGCTGGGACTGCCGCGCCGGGCAGAACTCTCTGATCATCCGAACCGATGGAACACTGGCGCCCTGCTTCCCCACCTATGGCGCGGCCCACAACTGGGGCCGCGTCGGTCAGCCCGTCATGGAACCATCTCAGCTCAGCAGCATGAAACAGGAGTGCCAGCGGCACTGCTTCTCTACTCTGAACCACACGCTTGCCTACTGCTACAACGTTCGCCGTGTTGTGAAGTGGACCCTCAAGCAGGCGGCCCGCGGCTTCCAGGGCACCACCGGCACGTTCGAGGATTGACGCGGTCGGCACCCTCCCTGGCCTGCGGATGGGCCCCAAACTTGCTCCTACAAGCGTCGGTCGAAATGAATCGCGATGGCGAAATCATGACAACCTGGCATCACTTCTTTCGCGCGCACCGGCATCTGCTGCCCGAGGCGATCTTCCTCCTGCTGACCATCATTCCGTGGCTCATCTTCGCCGCTCTGCCCTACCTCGCCTCCCGGTAGAATGGCGCACTCGGCCGGCGTCTATGGGCGAAGTCGGGCTGGATGCGCCATCGCCATCCGGACCACGTCGCCCGCGAACTGCCGGGCCAATGGGGCGGCACTTTCGGCCGTCAGTCTCAGCACCGCCAGCCACAGTCCGTGCGCCAGGCACATCTCAACGGCATGGGGGATGAACTCGGCGGCCGGACGGTTGTCCAACAACCGTCTCCACATCGTCACCACCGCGCTCACCTCATGCCGATAGAGGTCCAGCGCATACTCCGGCGCCTCCAACAGAGCCCAGGTCGTCAATACCGCATGGCCCGGCTCGCGAACGTAGTCCAGTACTGTCTCCTCGGCCATGGCCCGGATAGCCTCACTCCGTCCCCGCACGATGATTCGCCCCAACCCCTCGTCCAGATTCCGCAGGCGCGTCTCGATGTTTCGCTCCACGGCTTCCCGGAAGAGTGCCTCCTTGCTGCGGAAGTGAAGATACAGGACAGGCTCGGAAACACCCATCGCCTCGGCCAGCGCCTGCGTCGTCGTCCCGTGCAGCCCAGTCTTCGCGAACACGACGGCCGCGGTCCGCAACACCTGCTGCCGCCGCAGTGCACCTTGCAGCCGTTGGGCGCGGCCATCGTGCATCACGGTTTCTTTCCCGTCGGGCTCGATGCCTCCACCAGGTAGGTGGTGTAGACGCCTCGCGCGATCAGATGCACGCCTTTTGTCGCCAAACGGCGGATCAGCGACCGCCCGGCCTCGTCGATGCTCGTCAGGTCGCGCAGCAACAGATGCACCGGCTTGCCTGTGGCGGCTTCCTGGTCACAACAACTCTCGACAACCTCCACACAGTCGCTCAGGAGCTGTCCGTCCACGGTGATCATCGTGCACGACGGTTGTTCTACCTTGCTAACCCGAAACATGGCATCTTGCGCTTCAGCTTTCTCAAATGCACGCCGGCAACCACCAACGACGCCCAGATTGGCAGCGCAAGTGCGGCCAGATAGGAAGTAATGCCGTCCGCAGAAGAGCCAGGAATGCCGACAACAGACAATTGCCACCGTCATTTGCCGATTTCGGCACCTCCTGCTACGCTTCTGGATATGGAGATCCCAGATTCGGAAATCTACAAGGTGCTCTTCGACCTCTCCCAGGTCGTCGCCGGGCACACCGATCTGGAGACCCTCTGCAACTCTCTCGCGGGCTCCCTCCGGCGGGTCGTCGCTTTCGACTTCTTAGCCCTCGTGCTCCACGACCCTGTCCGCGACGAACTCCGGTTGCACGCCATCAGCACCAACCGGCCCTACAAAGACCGGCAGCGCATCGTTTCGACACAGGGCGACGAGCCGGGCGCACGCGTCTGGCGCGAGCAGAAGCCACTCGTGCTGTCACCGCTCGAGAACGAAACCCGCTGGGGCGACGTCGTTCAGGAGGCGCTGGACGAGGGCATTCATGCCATGGTCCTTGTCCCGCTTTCGAACGGAGAACGGCGGCTGGGCATCCTGGGATTTGGGTTCACTGAACACTTTCAGCCAGACGAGCGGGCGCTGTCGTTCCTGCAACGGGTGGCCGCGGAACTGGCAGTTTCCGTGGAGGGTTACCTCACCCGCCAGGCCCTGCTCCATGAGCGCGACCGCATGCGCGTGCTATTCGAGATCACTAATGCCCTGGTCTCCAAACTCCCCATGGAGGAGCTGTTTTCGGCCATCTCCCAGGAGTTGAGCAGCGTCGTCGCCCACGATTTTGTGATCATGGCTCTGCTCGATAAGGCGACGGGACACATCCACTTAACGGCCATCCATTCACCCGGCGGCATGCTCTTTGAACCGGAAGAAACCTCGGTCAGCCCCGAAGGGTTACCGGCCGGCGAGGCGCTGGCCACGGGTAAGCCGGTGGTGGTCACCGGCTCCGAGCACGACCGCTTCAACGCCCCGGTCTACCGCAAGTACCGGCACCTGGGTTTCCGGTCGAGTTGCTCAGTCCCCTTGGTGGGCACCAACGGCATCTCCGGGGTCCTCGATCTGGCCCGCCGGAGTGGCGAGCCGTTCGCGAATGACGAAGTCGACCTTCTTGTCCAAGTCGCTCGCCAGATTGCGATTGCGACTGAGAACGCCGTCGCTTACCGGGAGCTCTCCGAGCTCAAGGACAAACTGGCGACCGAGAAACTGTACCTCGAAGACGAGATCCGGTTCGACCAGAACATCGGCAGCATGATCGGCGAGGGCCCCGCGTTCCAGGCCATCTTAAGCTGCATTCAGGTGGTGGCGCCGACCGATGCCACCGTTCTCATTGAGGGCGAAACGGGCACGGGCAAGGAGCTGGTCGCCCGCGCTTTGCACGACCTCAGCGGGCGCAGCAAGCGGTCGTTCATCAAGGTGAACTGCGCCGCCATCCCGGCGACGCTGCTCGAAAGCGAGCTCTTCGGCCACGAGAAGGGCTCGTTCACCGGCGCGTTTGCCCAGAAAATCGGCCGCTTTGAGCTGGCCCATCAGGGCACACTCTTCCTGGATGAAGTCGGCGAGATTCCGTTGGAACTGCAGTCCAAGCTCCTCCGCGCCATCCAGGAACAGGAACTGGAACGCCTGGGAGGCAACCGGACCATCAAGGTGGATGTGCGCTTTGTCGCCGCCACCAATCGCGGCTTGAAGAAGATGGTGGAGGAGGGCAAGTTCCGCAGCGACCTGTACTACCGGCTGCATGTCTTTCCCCTGACGGTGCCTCCGCTGCGCGAGCGGCGGGAGGATATCCCCTTACTGATCCGCTACTTCACACAGAAATACGCGACACGGATGAACCGGCCGATCGATTCCATCCCGTCCTCCACCATTGAAGCGTTGACGAACTACGACTGGCCAGGCAATATCCGGGAGCTTCAGAATGTCATTGAGCGGTCGGTCATTCTCAGCCCGGGCCGCGTGCTGGTAGTGGCTCTGCCCGAGATTGCGAAGACAACAGGCACAGCCGCGCCGCGCGCCGGGCGGCGCAACGACACAATCGAACGCGATCGCATTCTCCGCGCGTTGACGGAGTGCCGCGGCAAGGTGTCCGGCACCGACGGCGCGGCGGCTCTGCTCGGCATTCGACGAACCACGTTGCAGTCCCGCATGAAGAAGCTCGGCATCGAGCGTCAGTACAACTAATCTCGGCAATTGATCGGCATTTGCCCAATGTGCCGAGATCTCGTCGGTGCTGCTCGCGAAACTCCTTTGTTTGACGGCTTGAGTCTTGGCCACTGGCTTGCGATCTCCTGTACTGCCAAGGAACCTCACAGGATTCGTTTCAAGTCATGTTGTTTGACAAAACCCTACAGTCACTCCCGGTTACGGGACTCATTCTGGCAAGCCTGCTCATGGCCGGCTGCAAGCCAAAGGAAGCCGGCCCGGCGCGAGGCCCGGCCGAGGTCGCAACCGTCACCATCGGCACTGAACGTGTTGTGCTGACAACCCAACTGCCCGGCCGCACCTCGGCCTACCTGGTGGCGGAGATCCGCCCCCAGGTGAACGGTCTGATCCGAAGCCGCCTCTTTCAGGAAGGGGCCAACGTAAAAGCCGGCGATGTCCTTTATCAGATCGATCCGGAGCCCTACGAATCGGCCCACCGCCAGGCGAAGGCGTCGCTGAGGACAGCCGAAGCCGATCTGCTGACAGCGCAGGCGAACCTCCCGGCGCTCAAGTCGCGTGTCGAGCGCTATTCCGGTCTCGTGAGGATTCACGCCGTAGGCCAGCAGGACTATGACGATGCCACCACCGCACTGCGTCAGGCCGAAGCTCTGGTGGAATCGCGGCGCGCGGCCATCGAGATCAATCGCGCAGCGGTCGAAACGGCCCTCATCAACCTGTCCTACACACCCATCCGGGCGCCCATTTCCGGCCGTATCGGAAAGTCCAGTATCACGGTGGGCGCGCTGGCAACGGCTTACCAACCCACGCCGCTGGCCGTCATCCAGCAACTCGACCCCATCTACGTCGACGTGGCCCAGGCCAGCATGGAACTGCTGGGGTTGCGGCGCCGGATGGCGGACGGATCATTGAAAGCACAGGGCGCCACACAGAGGCGTGTCACGCTGCTGCTGGAAGATGGTTCGTCCTATCCGCTCGCCGGACTGCTGCAATACCGCGATGTGACGGTGGACCCGACCACGGGTTCGTTCTCGCTGCGGCTGGTCTTCCCCAACCCGAGACAGGTTCTATTGCCCGGCATGTTTGTCCGAGCCTTGGTGGAAGAAGGTGTCAATGAGCACGCCATCCTCGCTCCGCAGCAGGGCGTCACGCGTGACACGAAGGGCCAGCCCGTGGCCTGGGTGGTGGACAACCAGAGCAAGGTGACGGAGCGGGCGCTGGAACTCGACCGGGCCATCGGCGACAAGTGGCTGGTTCTCAGCGGCCTGGCCGCCGGCGACCAACTGATTGTGGAAGGCTCGCAACGCGTGCGTCCGGGCGACAAGGTGCACGCCGTTCCATTCAAAGCGAGCCCGAAGAAAGTGGGCGGCGATGTCTAGATTCTTTCTCGACCGCCCCGTCTTCGCGTGGGTCATCTCCATTGCCATGATGCTGGCGGGGTGCGTGGCCATCTATACGCTGCCGATCTCGCAATATCCGCCCATCGCGCCGCCGGCCATCTCGATCACCACCGTGTTCCCGGGCGCTTCGGCCAAAACCGTGGAAGACAGCGTGGTCCAGATTATCGAGCAGAAGATGACCGGCCTCGATCGCATGCTGTATATGGGGGCTACCAGCGACTCGACCGGTTCCGGCCGCATCGACCTGACTTTCGCGCCGGGTACCGACCCGGATCTGGCCTGGTCGAAGGTTCAGAACAAGCTGCAACTGGCCATGCCGATGCTGCCTGAAGTGGTGCAGCGGCAGGGCGTCACGGTGAGCAAGTCGACCCGCAACTATCTCATGTTGGTGGGCCTGGTTTCGGACAACCCCAAGGTGAACGAGCACGACCTCTCCGACTATGCGGTCTCGCAGATCCAGCCGTCACTGGCGAGGGTGCCGGGCGTGGGTGAAGTGGAGGCCTTCGGCTCTCAGTACGCCATGCGCGTCTGGCTCAATCCCGACAAACTAACGTCGTTCAATATGACTTCGGACGATATCGTGGCGGGCATCCGGGCCTACAACGTGGAAGTCTCGGCCGGACAGTTCGGCGGCCAACCCGCCGTGCCGGGCCAGCGCCTGAATGCCTCGATCCTGGTGCAATCGCTGCTCAAAACGCCCGAGGAGTTCGGCGCGATTCCACTGCGGATCAACCCCGACGGCTCCACGGTGCGCGTCCGGGATGTGGCGCGTACTGAGCTGGGTACCGAGTTCTACGACTCCCGGTCTTCGTACAACGGCAAGCCGGCAGCCGTGCTCGCCATCCGCCAGGAAGCCGGCGCCAACGCGCTGGATACGGCCGAGGCGATCCGCGCAAAGATGAAGGATCTGTCCAGGTACTTCCCCACCGGCATGGGCGTGGTGTATCCCTATGACACGACGCCGTTCGTGGTGGTCGCCATCAAGGATGTGGTTCGGACACTGATTGAAGCCATCATTCTGGTGTTCCTGATCATGTATTTGTTCCTGGGCAACATGCGGGCGACGCTGGTGCCTACCATTGCCGTGCCCGTTGTGATTCTGGGCACGTTTGGCGTACTCGGAGCGCTGGGCTTCTCGATCAACATGTTGACGATGTTCGCCATGGTGTTGGCCATCGGCCTGTTGGTGGACGACGCCATCGTCGTCGTGGAGAATGTCGAGCGCGTGATGAGCGAGGACGGCCTGCCGCCATGGGAGGCCACAAAGAAGTCGATGGGCGAGATCACCGGAGCGCTGGTGGGCATTGGCTTCGTTTTGTCGGCTGTCTTTGCGCCGATGATCTTCTTCCCCGGCTCCACCGGCATCATCTACCGCCAGTTCTCAGTCACCGTCATCGCGTCGATGCTGCTGTCGGTGTTGGTTGCCCTCATCCTGACGCCGGTGCTGTGCGCCTC is a genomic window containing:
- a CDS encoding radical SAM protein yields the protein MSVQNQEHGGSAKPGYRANARMNSLLMTGTRPAPLEPLSEPRTLPEPDYPQYPEKCGVVNLDPRFIPREGESPYRTRVSAPVIRRALRGWLYPYIRSLVMPGEFHPIIAYLFTEYKCNLECHYCWAFNNTVKGMTEDTARRSIDWLYDTGCRVLALMGGEVLLRPQFVHKVVYYAAKKGFFIYVPTNGRLMRPEVIDRLGDAGVATINLAVDSVEYRDELPKSMVPIRPNFEYLIRKQYVYGFSTFLNINITRINLEDVRELTEIAHSCGIATDYHINESPMLEQRAFQHSDENSTFIQEEDWPRVDEVIDWLIAKNKSGYKMVNSVKRLEDMRAFMRGKVQCWDCRAGQNSLIIRTDGTLAPCFPTYGAAHNWGRVGQPVMEPSQLSSMKQECQRHCFSTLNHTLAYCYNVRRVVKWTLKQAARGFQGTTGTFED
- a CDS encoding helix-turn-helix domain-containing protein, translated to MHDGRAQRLQGALRRQQVLRTAAVVFAKTGLHGTTTQALAEAMGVSEPVLYLHFRSKEALFREAVERNIETRLRNLDEGLGRIIVRGRSEAIRAMAEETVLDYVREPGHAVLTTWALLEAPEYALDLYRHEVSAVVTMWRRLLDNRPAAEFIPHAVEMCLAHGLWLAVLRLTAESAAPLARQFAGDVVRMAMAHPARLRP
- a CDS encoding sigma 54-interacting transcriptional regulator, with the translated sequence MEIPDSEIYKVLFDLSQVVAGHTDLETLCNSLAGSLRRVVAFDFLALVLHDPVRDELRLHAISTNRPYKDRQRIVSTQGDEPGARVWREQKPLVLSPLENETRWGDVVQEALDEGIHAMVLVPLSNGERRLGILGFGFTEHFQPDERALSFLQRVAAELAVSVEGYLTRQALLHERDRMRVLFEITNALVSKLPMEELFSAISQELSSVVAHDFVIMALLDKATGHIHLTAIHSPGGMLFEPEETSVSPEGLPAGEALATGKPVVVTGSEHDRFNAPVYRKYRHLGFRSSCSVPLVGTNGISGVLDLARRSGEPFANDEVDLLVQVARQIAIATENAVAYRELSELKDKLATEKLYLEDEIRFDQNIGSMIGEGPAFQAILSCIQVVAPTDATVLIEGETGTGKELVARALHDLSGRSKRSFIKVNCAAIPATLLESELFGHEKGSFTGAFAQKIGRFELAHQGTLFLDEVGEIPLELQSKLLRAIQEQELERLGGNRTIKVDVRFVAATNRGLKKMVEEGKFRSDLYYRLHVFPLTVPPLRERREDIPLLIRYFTQKYATRMNRPIDSIPSSTIEALTNYDWPGNIRELQNVIERSVILSPGRVLVVALPEIAKTTGTAAPRAGRRNDTIERDRILRALTECRGKVSGTDGAAALLGIRRTTLQSRMKKLGIERQYN
- a CDS encoding efflux RND transporter periplasmic adaptor subunit → MLFDKTLQSLPVTGLILASLLMAGCKPKEAGPARGPAEVATVTIGTERVVLTTQLPGRTSAYLVAEIRPQVNGLIRSRLFQEGANVKAGDVLYQIDPEPYESAHRQAKASLRTAEADLLTAQANLPALKSRVERYSGLVRIHAVGQQDYDDATTALRQAEALVESRRAAIEINRAAVETALINLSYTPIRAPISGRIGKSSITVGALATAYQPTPLAVIQQLDPIYVDVAQASMELLGLRRRMADGSLKAQGATQRRVTLLLEDGSSYPLAGLLQYRDVTVDPTTGSFSLRLVFPNPRQVLLPGMFVRALVEEGVNEHAILAPQQGVTRDTKGQPVAWVVDNQSKVTERALELDRAIGDKWLVLSGLAAGDQLIVEGSQRVRPGDKVHAVPFKASPKKVGGDV